From one Bacillus sp. FJAT-42376 genomic stretch:
- a CDS encoding dicarboxylate/amino acid:cation symporter has protein sequence MKLSTKILIGLVSGIAVGLLLNLLFPSAVKPVDTYFFSPVGQAFIRIIQFIVVPVVFASLIIGLTSLKGTGKVGAYTVKLVPLYIVTSIIALGAGLLVAAILKPGAGVSGLQGAEAKAEKSQSILEWLVSIVPMNPFEALAEANLLQVIISAILIGAAINMISAEKGRPFVSFIESLYAITEKILQIILKAAPVGVFALIASVTATQGLDIISKLGLYVIGLLLAIFLMIGLYALILLAAGARPKAFFQSLSPAFILAFGTASSNAALPVAMENIQERYKMNKMLASFALPFGTAVKRDGAAVFQGFNALFVAQLFDVAITPSLIAAVFISALLVSFSTAGVPGAGIIMMTTVLAAANLPLEAIAMVAGVDRLTDGFRTSLNVIGNAANAAILNRWEKSE, from the coding sequence ATGAAGCTGTCCACTAAGATTTTAATTGGCCTGGTATCAGGAATTGCAGTAGGACTGCTGCTCAATCTCCTGTTTCCCAGTGCGGTCAAGCCGGTTGATACCTACTTCTTCTCACCGGTAGGCCAAGCATTTATCCGGATTATCCAGTTTATCGTCGTTCCGGTCGTTTTTGCTTCTCTAATTATAGGCTTAACCAGCTTAAAGGGTACTGGAAAGGTTGGTGCCTACACAGTCAAGCTCGTTCCGCTTTATATCGTAACGAGTATCATTGCGCTAGGCGCCGGACTGCTCGTCGCTGCCATCCTGAAACCGGGGGCCGGGGTCAGCGGCCTTCAGGGGGCTGAGGCAAAAGCCGAGAAGTCTCAAAGCATTCTGGAGTGGCTTGTCAGCATTGTCCCGATGAATCCTTTTGAAGCCCTCGCAGAAGCGAATCTTTTACAGGTTATTATTTCGGCTATTTTGATCGGTGCAGCTATAAACATGATCAGTGCAGAGAAAGGCAGACCTTTTGTTTCCTTTATTGAAAGCCTGTATGCCATTACAGAAAAAATTCTGCAAATCATCTTAAAGGCTGCACCTGTTGGAGTTTTTGCGCTAATCGCATCCGTCACAGCAACTCAGGGTCTGGACATTATTTCAAAGCTCGGACTCTATGTCATCGGGCTGCTTCTTGCTATTTTCCTGATGATCGGACTATACGCTCTGATTTTGCTGGCAGCAGGTGCAAGGCCGAAAGCCTTTTTCCAGAGCCTGTCTCCTGCATTTATTCTCGCGTTTGGGACAGCAAGCTCCAATGCTGCCCTGCCTGTTGCAATGGAAAATATTCAGGAACGCTACAAGATGAACAAAATGCTCGCAAGCTTCGCCCTCCCATTCGGGACAGCGGTCAAACGAGACGGAGCGGCCGTTTTTCAAGGGTTCAACGCCCTATTTGTTGCGCAGCTGTTTGATGTGGCCATCACGCCTTCTCTCATTGCTGCTGTATTCATCAGTGCTCTTCTCGTTTCATTCAGTACAGCGGGAGTACCCGGTGCCGGCATTATTATGATGACAACCGTGCTTGCCGCTGCCAATCTTCCCCTTGAAGCCATTGCCATGGTAGCAGGGGTTGACAGGCTGACAGACGGATTCCGAACCTCCCTGAATGTCATCGGCAATGCCGCGAATGCCGCGATTTTAAACAGGTGGGAAAAATCAGAATAA
- a CDS encoding GNAT family N-acetyltransferase — translation MLTKDQLSEIRDLQDECEAEDGIRLKLNWDMLERRQDGIKQDFLVYDSNELAGFIGLYGFGNKAELCGMVKPEYRRKGLFSSMLNEAWEEARKQGFHKILLNAPSSSESAKKFLASLQAVYVFSEHQMKWEGGPLTPSDDVTLRLSTDQDIPFETGLEIDCFGFTPIEADMYVNRVKLENREQFFIIEFKGEAVGKVRLAEEKEKESWIYGFAVSPKHQKKGIGRQTLHRILSEETSKGRSVFLEVEAKNLHALKLYESVGFKAYDAQDYYLLR, via the coding sequence ATGCTGACAAAAGACCAGTTATCCGAGATTAGGGATCTTCAGGATGAATGTGAAGCGGAGGATGGAATCCGCCTTAAACTCAATTGGGATATGCTTGAACGGCGGCAGGATGGCATAAAGCAGGATTTTCTCGTTTACGATTCAAATGAATTAGCCGGCTTTATCGGGCTGTATGGATTCGGAAATAAAGCGGAATTGTGCGGGATGGTAAAGCCTGAGTACCGGAGAAAAGGATTATTCTCTTCCATGCTGAATGAGGCATGGGAGGAGGCTCGGAAGCAGGGATTTCATAAAATTCTTTTAAATGCCCCTTCCAGCTCTGAATCCGCTAAAAAATTCCTTGCCTCGCTTCAGGCCGTTTACGTTTTTTCGGAGCATCAAATGAAATGGGAAGGCGGCCCGCTTACGCCATCAGATGACGTCACACTCCGGTTATCCACCGATCAGGACATCCCATTTGAAACCGGGCTTGAGATCGATTGCTTTGGTTTTACTCCTATCGAAGCGGACATGTATGTGAATCGGGTGAAGCTGGAGAATAGGGAGCAATTTTTCATCATTGAATTCAAGGGCGAAGCAGTTGGAAAGGTCAGGTTAGCAGAAGAGAAGGAAAAAGAATCATGGATTTATGGATTTGCCGTCTCACCAAAGCATCAAAAAAAGGGGATCGGCCGCCAAACTCTGCACCGCATTCTGTCAGAAGAAACCTCAAAAGGCCGTTCTGTCTTTCTCGAAGTGGAAGCGAAAAATTTACATGCATTGAAACTGTATGAATCCGTCGGTTTTAAAGCTTATGATGCACAGGATTATTATCTGCTGCGATAG
- a CDS encoding helix-turn-helix transcriptional regulator gives MKKDFGDTISNKVYEYRVLARLSQQELAERVGVSKQTIFIMEKGNYVPTLLLAFRIAQFFNADVNEIFTYEKGNDSDEAR, from the coding sequence ATGAAGAAAGATTTTGGAGATACGATATCAAATAAAGTCTATGAATATCGTGTGCTCGCCAGATTGTCTCAACAAGAATTAGCAGAGCGCGTTGGGGTTTCAAAACAAACCATCTTCATAATGGAAAAAGGAAACTATGTTCCAACCTTGCTGTTAGCTTTTCGAATAGCTCAATTTTTCAATGCAGATGTAAATGAAATTTTCACTTATGAGAAAGGGAATGATTCAGATGAAGCCAGATAA
- a CDS encoding DUF3889 domain-containing protein yields the protein MKKWWIALFASLVLLYGWNAEKVSFSIHSAEAAKTPDFTARAKKEAVKVYPLSQVMMVKLIFEQTKKDQSLKQYHLTLAEGQKTIQVIVVIHYKTGTKKVHSVQVHEMK from the coding sequence ATGAAAAAGTGGTGGATTGCTCTATTCGCTTCCCTTGTCCTTTTATACGGATGGAATGCAGAAAAGGTTTCATTTTCCATTCATTCGGCAGAGGCGGCCAAAACACCCGATTTCACAGCCAGAGCAAAAAAAGAAGCGGTTAAAGTGTATCCTTTAAGCCAGGTCATGATGGTGAAGCTAATATTTGAACAGACCAAAAAGGACCAGTCACTGAAACAATATCATCTGACACTTGCTGAAGGGCAAAAAACCATTCAGGTGATCGTGGTTATTCATTACAAAACGGGCACCAAAAAGGTTCACTCTGTGCAAGTGCATGAAATGAAATAA
- a CDS encoding thiolase family protein, with amino-acid sequence MTREAVIVEAVRTPAGRRKGVFRETHPVHLASGILKELSNRSGLDPRWIEDVVMGCVSPIGEQGLNIGRLAALDAGFPVTVPSVQLNRMCGSGLQAIQFACQEIMSGDMDITVAAGVESMTKVPILSDGNDETIPASLKEKYEFVHQGVSAELIAEKYSLTRVELDRFSFESHQKALAAQKEGRFAREIHDIEGLDREGNTVSVTKDEGPRPDTSLEALAALKPVFKENGVITAGNASQMSDGAAALLLMEKNKALELGLKPRAKIVANTVVGSDPVLMLDGVIPATRKVLDKAGLSMKDIDLFEINEAFAPVVLAWMKELGPDREKVNVNGGAIALGHPLGATGVKLMTTLLHELERRNGRYGLLTICIGHGMAVATIIERLN; translated from the coding sequence ATGACAAGAGAAGCCGTCATCGTGGAAGCTGTAAGGACTCCTGCCGGAAGGAGAAAGGGGGTTTTCCGGGAAACGCATCCGGTGCACCTTGCCTCAGGGATCTTAAAGGAATTATCAAATCGGTCCGGGCTGGATCCCAGATGGATTGAAGACGTGGTGATGGGCTGTGTCAGCCCGATTGGAGAGCAGGGCCTGAATATCGGGCGGCTCGCCGCACTGGATGCAGGCTTTCCTGTGACGGTGCCGTCCGTTCAGCTGAACCGGATGTGCGGCTCCGGTCTTCAGGCCATTCAGTTCGCCTGTCAGGAAATTATGTCCGGGGACATGGACATCACAGTCGCCGCCGGAGTGGAAAGCATGACGAAGGTTCCGATTCTGAGCGATGGGAACGATGAGACGATTCCTGCTTCGCTGAAAGAGAAATATGAGTTTGTCCATCAGGGTGTGTCAGCAGAGCTTATAGCCGAAAAATACAGCCTGACACGGGTCGAACTGGACCGGTTCTCATTTGAAAGCCATCAGAAGGCGCTGGCCGCACAAAAAGAGGGCCGCTTTGCAAGGGAAATTCACGACATAGAGGGACTGGATCGTGAAGGGAATACCGTTTCGGTCACGAAGGATGAAGGTCCCCGTCCCGATACATCGCTTGAAGCACTGGCGGCACTAAAGCCCGTTTTCAAAGAAAATGGGGTCATCACGGCAGGGAACGCCAGTCAGATGAGCGATGGAGCGGCCGCTCTTCTGCTGATGGAAAAAAACAAGGCGCTTGAGCTCGGACTCAAGCCGAGGGCAAAAATCGTGGCCAATACAGTGGTCGGCTCCGATCCGGTTTTGATGCTGGACGGCGTGATTCCGGCGACCAGAAAGGTACTCGATAAAGCAGGTCTCTCGATGAAGGATATCGATCTTTTCGAAATCAACGAAGCTTTTGCACCGGTCGTATTAGCCTGGATGAAGGAATTGGGCCCGGACAGAGAGAAAGTGAATGTAAACGGAGGAGCGATCGCACTTGGCCATCCGCTCGGAGCGACAGGTGTCAAACTGATGACCACTTTGCTTCACGAACTTGAAAGAAGAAACGGCCGCTACGGACTGCTAACGATTTGTATAGGCCATGGAATGGCTGTCGCAACAATCATTGAACGACTAAACTAA
- a CDS encoding ABC transporter permease, translated as MRKFWVVMMFTYLNKIKSKSFLITTGISLLLILGISNLQSVMEIFNKNEPKQIAVIDETGKLFEPFRQNAEALDQDLEIKPSSEKEAALKKQVLDGKLDAYVVLKSDEEGLPEGTFYAESVVDSGFAYSLDQSLQQTKVAVGTEKLGVDAARISKLLAPVEMERIALQENAKSEEELNQARGLVYVMLFVIYFSVITYASMIAMEVATEKSSRVMEILISSISPIQQMFAKILGIALVSLTQLAIMIGVGFLAVKDKMAQIDAMSGGVMGISNTSPATIAYCVIFFLLGYFLFATLAAFLGSLVSRIEDVQQMITPMILIVVAGFLIAMFNLGNPDNTFVTVTSFIPFFAPMIMFLRVGMLDVPFWQVGLSIFILAASIYLLAYFGSRVYKGGVLMYGSSSSLKDIKKAISIGKDH; from the coding sequence ATGCGTAAATTCTGGGTTGTGATGATGTTTACATACTTGAACAAAATCAAATCTAAATCATTCCTGATTACAACGGGAATTTCGCTGTTGCTCATTTTGGGGATTTCCAATCTGCAAAGTGTAATGGAAATCTTCAATAAAAATGAACCGAAACAAATAGCGGTGATTGATGAAACAGGGAAGCTGTTTGAACCATTCCGCCAAAATGCAGAAGCACTTGATCAAGATCTGGAGATAAAGCCGTCTTCTGAAAAGGAAGCCGCTCTTAAAAAGCAGGTACTCGACGGAAAGCTTGATGCTTATGTGGTGCTGAAAAGTGATGAAGAAGGCTTGCCGGAGGGGACGTTTTATGCAGAATCAGTCGTTGATTCCGGATTCGCCTACAGTCTTGATCAGTCGCTTCAGCAGACGAAAGTTGCGGTAGGAACAGAAAAGCTCGGTGTGGATGCTGCCCGGATTTCAAAGCTTCTGGCACCGGTAGAGATGGAAAGAATCGCCCTTCAGGAAAACGCAAAGTCTGAGGAAGAATTGAATCAGGCGCGGGGGCTCGTATATGTGATGCTGTTTGTCATTTATTTCTCTGTCATTACGTATGCCAGCATGATTGCCATGGAGGTAGCGACCGAAAAATCTTCACGAGTGATGGAAATACTGATTTCAAGCATCTCGCCGATTCAGCAGATGTTCGCAAAAATACTAGGGATTGCTCTCGTCAGTTTAACCCAGCTTGCAATCATGATCGGTGTCGGATTCTTAGCTGTCAAAGATAAAATGGCTCAGATTGATGCGATGAGCGGCGGTGTGATGGGAATTTCCAATACGTCTCCTGCTACCATCGCGTATTGCGTCATTTTCTTCCTTCTCGGCTATTTCCTTTTTGCCACACTGGCTGCGTTCCTTGGCTCGCTTGTCAGCAGAATCGAAGACGTTCAGCAGATGATTACCCCAATGATATTAATTGTCGTCGCGGGCTTTCTGATTGCCATGTTCAATCTTGGCAACCCCGATAATACGTTCGTAACGGTTACATCCTTTATTCCATTCTTTGCTCCGATGATCATGTTCCTGAGAGTGGGGATGCTGGATGTTCCGTTCTGGCAGGTGGGGCTGTCCATCTTTATTCTGGCCGCGTCCATTTATCTGCTTGCTTATTTCGGTTCCCGTGTATACAAAGGCGGGGTGCTCATGTATGGAAGCTCAAGCTCGCTGAAGGATATCAAGAAAGCGATTAGCATCGGGAAAGACCATTAA
- a CDS encoding DUF2178 domain-containing protein, with amino-acid sequence MKPDNLTNALFSPLKAWAEQSNGHSNMLIIAGLVLVFAGAVLIFIYQNKIGKGDERTNQIYLKSAFIMLGGIVLCDLIFPKDYLWQIFFLFKYSIAFIAAGVYLAVRYKRDFLN; translated from the coding sequence ATGAAGCCAGATAATCTAACAAATGCACTTTTTTCACCATTAAAAGCATGGGCAGAACAATCAAATGGTCATTCAAACATGCTGATTATAGCAGGTTTGGTACTTGTTTTTGCAGGAGCGGTGCTCATATTCATCTACCAAAATAAAATAGGGAAAGGTGACGAAAGAACCAATCAAATCTATCTTAAAAGTGCTTTCATCATGTTAGGCGGCATTGTTTTATGCGATTTGATCTTCCCGAAAGATTATTTGTGGCAGATTTTCTTTTTATTTAAATATTCCATTGCATTCATTGCTGCAGGTGTATACCTTGCAGTTAGATATAAGAGGGATTTTTTAAACTAA
- a CDS encoding ABC transporter permease: MILRINRYVIHNLKDLIKSGYLFAGLIAACVPAIVMTSFILNGNKPFTIKHVSNFYCMLGMLAAVLMPLSFINRDYSAKTISLINNLVQNRRNYVLANGFIALSIGLLYTMTGIVLLLMTKLLGVPGDLKISFLAGFSVNILLLVMAYFLFGYLLFLYGLRSGAVYGILTATMLFFPNALANAKGLIENKFLSELIENFPGYFFPIMVGSNPLSPLQYTIGLLTFIVLFAVVLRKSGRIEG; this comes from the coding sequence GTGATACTTCGTATTAACAGATATGTGATTCATAACCTGAAAGATTTGATTAAGAGCGGTTATCTGTTTGCTGGCTTGATTGCTGCTTGTGTGCCTGCTATCGTTATGACTTCCTTTATCCTAAACGGAAATAAGCCCTTTACCATCAAACATGTTTCTAATTTTTATTGTATGTTAGGAATGCTTGCTGCCGTCTTAATGCCGCTGTCCTTTATCAATAGAGATTACTCGGCAAAAACGATTTCTCTTATTAATAACTTAGTGCAGAATAGAAGAAACTATGTCTTGGCTAATGGTTTCATCGCTCTTTCAATCGGTTTACTTTACACAATGACAGGTATTGTTCTGCTTCTAATGACGAAATTACTTGGTGTTCCAGGTGACTTAAAAATCTCTTTTTTGGCCGGGTTCTCTGTGAATATCTTACTCTTGGTAATGGCATATTTCTTATTTGGCTACCTTCTGTTCTTATATGGCCTTCGCAGTGGTGCGGTTTATGGAATCTTAACAGCCACTATGTTGTTTTTCCCTAATGCCTTGGCCAATGCCAAGGGTTTGATCGAAAACAAATTCCTTTCAGAGTTGATTGAGAATTTCCCTGGTTATTTCTTTCCAATCATGGTCGGGTCAAATCCACTCTCTCCCCTGCAATATACGATAGGCCTTCTTACTTTCATCGTTTTATTTGCAGTTGTCCTTAGAAAGAGCGGAAGAATAGAAGGATAA
- a CDS encoding YhzD family protein translates to MGMYYLTVFEKNGEKLLDESFEAANDQEAKDLGYQKLEEKNYTKKTHRCVNAGGKMVLFER, encoded by the coding sequence ATGGGGATGTACTACTTAACCGTATTTGAAAAAAACGGAGAAAAGCTGCTGGACGAAAGCTTTGAAGCAGCGAACGATCAGGAAGCAAAGGATCTCGGCTATCAAAAACTTGAGGAAAAAAATTATACAAAGAAAACGCACCGCTGTGTGAACGCCGGCGGTAAAATGGTGTTATTTGAACGGTAG
- a CDS encoding ABC transporter ATP-binding protein — protein MALLIKGVTKNFGTHTAVNNLTLNIPEKEIFGFLGANGAGKTTTFRMVLGLLNQSAGEISWQGDPITYKTTDQIGYLPEERGLYPKLKVKDQLVYLAKLKGMHRHESEKELIRWLDRFKVPEYLNKRVEELSKGNQQKIQFITAVLHKPKLLILDEPFSGLDPVNVELLKEAVEELRQQGTSIVFSSHRMEHVEELCNHLCIMHKGKPVVHGGLKEIKRSFGKKNVNIHADFDLTFLGELPGVVKHKKTSEGIRLQVTGEEISQDILASIQNKGFIRKFVLEEPSLNDIFIEKVGASYA, from the coding sequence ATGGCTTTACTTATAAAAGGAGTAACGAAGAATTTTGGCACTCATACCGCTGTGAATAACTTGACTCTCAATATACCGGAAAAAGAAATTTTCGGCTTTTTAGGAGCGAATGGAGCAGGGAAAACAACAACGTTCCGGATGGTTTTAGGTCTCTTGAATCAAAGTGCAGGTGAAATCAGCTGGCAGGGCGATCCGATTACTTACAAAACAACGGACCAGATCGGCTATTTGCCGGAAGAAAGAGGTCTTTACCCAAAGCTGAAGGTAAAAGATCAGCTCGTTTATTTAGCTAAATTAAAAGGGATGCACAGGCACGAATCGGAAAAAGAACTGATACGCTGGCTTGACCGATTTAAAGTGCCCGAATATTTAAATAAGAGAGTAGAGGAACTATCAAAGGGCAATCAGCAGAAAATCCAGTTTATTACCGCGGTTCTTCATAAGCCGAAGCTGCTGATCCTCGATGAGCCGTTTTCTGGTCTTGATCCGGTCAATGTCGAGCTATTAAAAGAAGCGGTTGAAGAATTAAGACAGCAGGGAACATCAATTGTTTTTTCCAGCCACAGAATGGAGCATGTGGAGGAACTGTGCAATCATTTATGCATCATGCATAAAGGGAAGCCGGTTGTCCATGGAGGCTTAAAGGAGATCAAACGGTCCTTCGGGAAGAAAAACGTCAACATCCATGCGGATTTTGATTTAACGTTTCTCGGTGAACTGCCCGGAGTTGTCAAGCATAAGAAAACATCGGAGGGAATCAGGCTGCAGGTGACCGGCGAAGAAATTTCCCAGGACATACTGGCTTCCATTCAAAATAAGGGGTTTATCCGCAAATTTGTTCTCGAAGAGCCATCCCTGAACGATATTTTCATTGAGAAGGTAGGTGCCTCCTATGCGTAA
- a CDS encoding enoyl-CoA hydratase, with the protein MKTVNVSYEGRIAKIELNRPDVLNAMDSEMLSELLAAFKEVRDSEADVLILTGAGRGFSSGGDIKSMLSNMDESAFSSVMHTISQMIVELYTMPKLTISAIHGAAAGLGFSLALATDHVMAHETAILSMNFIGIGLIPDGGGHFFMEKRLGETKAKQMIWEGRRLSAEEARAHGLIDQMVSGDLRAAAEEKISEWLEKPVAAMIETKRIYTSRSAGQLEKMLSLETSSQYKMRQTRDHKEGISSFLEKRQPQFSGK; encoded by the coding sequence ATGAAAACAGTAAACGTATCGTATGAAGGACGGATTGCAAAAATTGAATTGAACAGACCGGATGTTTTGAATGCCATGGACAGCGAAATGCTGAGTGAACTTTTGGCCGCATTTAAGGAAGTCCGCGACAGTGAAGCAGATGTTCTGATTCTTACCGGAGCAGGGAGGGGCTTCTCATCTGGAGGAGATATTAAGTCCATGCTGTCGAATATGGATGAATCCGCTTTTTCCTCCGTCATGCACACTATTTCACAAATGATTGTCGAGCTGTACACGATGCCGAAACTCACAATCAGCGCGATTCACGGAGCGGCTGCAGGCCTTGGCTTCAGCCTTGCCCTTGCAACCGATCATGTTATGGCCCATGAGACGGCCATTCTGTCGATGAACTTTATCGGAATTGGCTTAATTCCGGACGGCGGCGGACATTTCTTCATGGAAAAACGCCTTGGTGAAACGAAAGCAAAACAGATGATCTGGGAAGGCAGAAGACTTTCTGCAGAAGAAGCGCGGGCGCATGGTCTCATTGATCAAATGGTATCCGGCGATTTAAGGGCGGCAGCAGAAGAGAAAATCTCGGAATGGCTGGAGAAACCGGTTGCGGCGATGATTGAAACGAAGCGGATCTACACGTCGAGAAGCGCGGGCCAGCTTGAGAAAATGCTTAGCCTGGAAACCTCGTCCCAGTATAAAATGAGACAGACAAGGGATCACAAAGAAGGCATCTCTTCGTTCCTGGAAAAGCGCCAGCCGCAGTTTTCAGGGAAGTAA
- a CDS encoding ABC transporter ATP-binding protein — translation MLVKSITKQYRNSVVLKDLSFHFNQGEIVGLIGRNGAGKSTLMKILAQTIQSYDGSVFDNHQVGYLIEEPKLFRNKTGLFHLTYFTEIYGNTFKLNEYEGLLRNLDLFDVLHKKVKEYSLGMRQKLGIVISLLNHPSYIILDEPTNGMDVETSFEVLQELRRMADERNVGILISSHKLEDIEEICNRVLFLENGKITEEQSLLKAEQKRTVTLVFNHSADVTAFASKQHFGDLIRLGDKDIQIETAAENAEIFEMINLLGIQLIDFTAEKKTLRSIYMNKARGE, via the coding sequence ATGCTTGTAAAATCAATCACTAAGCAGTATAGGAACTCTGTCGTTTTAAAAGATCTCTCTTTTCATTTCAATCAAGGAGAAATCGTGGGTCTTATCGGGAGAAACGGCGCAGGCAAAAGTACGTTGATGAAAATTTTAGCGCAAACGATTCAATCTTATGATGGTTCCGTTTTCGATAATCATCAAGTCGGATACTTAATTGAAGAACCAAAACTATTTCGTAATAAGACGGGACTATTTCACCTAACTTATTTTACAGAAATATACGGGAACACGTTCAAATTAAACGAATATGAAGGGCTCTTACGAAACTTGGATCTATTTGATGTGCTGCATAAAAAGGTGAAAGAATATTCCCTTGGAATGAGGCAGAAGTTAGGGATTGTTATTAGCCTGCTAAACCATCCAAGCTACATCATCTTGGATGAACCTACTAACGGCATGGATGTGGAAACGTCTTTTGAGGTTTTGCAGGAATTGAGAAGAATGGCTGATGAACGAAATGTCGGTATTTTAATTTCCAGCCATAAATTAGAGGATATTGAAGAAATTTGTAATCGGGTTTTATTTTTAGAAAATGGAAAAATTACTGAGGAACAGAGTTTATTAAAAGCTGAGCAAAAAAGAACAGTTACGCTAGTCTTCAATCATTCGGCTGATGTAACTGCATTTGCTTCAAAACAACACTTTGGGGACTTGATCCGCTTAGGGGACAAGGATATTCAGATTGAGACTGCTGCTGAAAACGCTGAGATTTTCGAAATGATCAATCTGCTTGGCATTCAGCTCATTGATTTTACTGCGGAGAAGAAAACCCTCCGCAGTATATATATGAACAAAGCGAGAGGTGAATAA
- a CDS encoding 3-hydroxyacyl-CoA dehydrogenase family protein has protein sequence MAKVAVIGAGLMGSGIAQSLAMGGKRVALYDSSKESLKKAQASIEESLQRFVKAGTMDADVVFTVMEHIRPAQDVWSAVKDADLVIEAVPEALSLKKLVFEELDRLAPPEAILATNTSELSVTAIAAATSRPEKVLGMHWFNPAPVMKLIELVQGEDTSPETIGLVKEFSHEIGKETVVVKDRQGFVTTRAIAAHMLECMRMYEENIAEARDIDKAIRLGLNYPMGPLELADLVGLDTMLFVSEGMASAYGDRFLPPQILRKLVEAGHYGRKTGRGFYHYTEQRETSKQ, from the coding sequence CTGGCAAAGGTAGCGGTGATAGGAGCGGGATTGATGGGAAGCGGAATTGCCCAGTCTCTTGCCATGGGCGGGAAACGGGTTGCTCTCTATGATTCTTCTAAGGAATCTTTGAAAAAGGCGCAGGCTTCGATTGAGGAGAGCCTGCAGCGCTTCGTCAAGGCAGGAACGATGGATGCGGACGTCGTATTCACCGTGATGGAGCATATCCGCCCCGCACAGGATGTATGGTCAGCGGTTAAAGATGCAGATCTCGTCATCGAAGCGGTTCCGGAGGCCCTTTCTTTGAAAAAACTCGTTTTTGAAGAGCTGGACCGTCTTGCTCCCCCGGAAGCGATTCTGGCAACGAACACATCCGAATTGAGCGTAACCGCAATCGCGGCTGCTACAAGCCGGCCTGAAAAAGTGCTCGGCATGCACTGGTTCAACCCGGCGCCGGTGATGAAGCTGATTGAACTCGTTCAGGGAGAAGATACATCTCCTGAAACCATTGGGCTTGTAAAAGAATTCTCCCATGAAATCGGGAAGGAAACCGTTGTTGTGAAGGACCGCCAAGGCTTTGTAACAACAAGGGCCATTGCGGCCCATATGCTGGAGTGCATGCGCATGTATGAGGAAAATATTGCCGAAGCCAGGGATATTGATAAAGCCATTCGGTTGGGATTGAATTACCCGATGGGACCTCTGGAGCTCGCCGATCTTGTCGGTCTTGATACGATGCTGTTTGTAAGCGAGGGAATGGCATCCGCTTATGGAGACCGCTTTTTGCCGCCGCAGATTTTGCGGAAGCTTGTGGAAGCGGGCCACTATGGAAGGAAGACCGGAAGAGGGTTTTATCATTATACCGAACAGAGGGAGACGAGTAAGCAATGA